One part of the Haliotis asinina isolate JCU_RB_2024 chromosome 2, JCU_Hal_asi_v2, whole genome shotgun sequence genome encodes these proteins:
- the LOC137273638 gene encoding far upstream element-binding protein 1-like isoform X8, whose amino-acid sequence MDQSGGPGGFDAQSAFADAVARARQIAAKINQPGGGDAGQQGVKRPFEEGSTGLAIGAQLRAIADQQRVADQQRASQAAQAAQEAAARINQQLGVASSGPPSSIPKPHLEMVSTEEYAVPDKMVGLIIGKGGEQITRLQAETGCKVQIAPDDVCKHFADSGGLPERMCTLTGPPSAIQACKQAINLIIERGKSSQGPMDPNQLYDGQAVVEMSIPGNKVGLIIGKGGETIRQLQERAGVKMVMIQDSNSPTACDKPLRITGDPNKCQRAKEMVIELLAEKDMEMGGGGGGGRFNDYGMGGRGGGTEIPVPRAAVGLVIGKGGEMIKKIQTETGAKVQFKPDDGQTPDRICAITGPPDKVNQAVGMIHELLDNANQFGPGGMGRGGGGGGFGMGRGGRGGGRGGGGGRGGFPPGGPGRGGMGRGFDGGFQDGTTYTVPSDKCGLVIGKGGETIREINRQSGAHVELDRNPPPNPGEKIFNIRGNPQQIQHAIQMICEKAGLQSDGPGPGGPGGPMGPGPGGPGPQGPGPQGPPGPGPQGPGYDQYGQYGQPGQPPANAYGQGWNAYGQTPPQNDNQGDKQAQDANAAAWAAYYAQYYAQYGQYGQYSQQQQQGQQPQQQQQQPQTQQTQPSQQPQSFPQPSESINPQTGQADYSTAWAEYYRQQGMHYQANLIMQQAAAAAQGGQQPPQQ is encoded by the exons ATGGATCAATCTGGTGGTCCAGGTGGATTTGATGCACAATCGGCTTTCGCGGACGCAGTAGCAAGAGCAAGACAG ATAGCAGCTAAAATCAACCAGCCCGGAGGGGGCGATGCAGGACAGCAGGGTGTGAAGAGGCCATTTGAAGAGGGATCAACTGGGCTTG CTATAGGAGCACAGCTGAGAGCGATAGCAGATCAACAAAGAGTAGCTGATCAGCAAAG AGCCAGTCAGGCTGCACAGGCTGCACAAGAAGCAGCAGCAAGAATCAATCAGCAGCTAGGAGTAGCATCATCTGGTCCTCCATCAAGCATCCCCAAACCACACCTCGAGATGGTCAGCACAGAAGAATACGCAGTTCCTGACAAGATGGTCGGATTAA TTATTGGTAAAGGTGGTGAACAAATTACACGGTTGCAAGCAGAGACAGGCTGCAAAGTACAGATTGCCCCAG ATGATGTATGTAAACATTTTGCAGATAGTGGAGGTCTGCCTGAAAGAATGTGCACCCTCACAGGCCCCCCAAGTGCTATACA AGCTTGTAAGCAGGCAATCAATCTTATCATTGAAAGAGGAAAAAGCTCACAGGGTCCAATGGATCCTAATCAATTGTATGATGGGCAAGCTGTGGTAGAGATGAGTATACCAGGCAACAAGGTTGGCCTCATCATTGGCAAGGGTGGGGAAACCATCAGGCAACTACAG GAGCGTGCTGGTGTTAAGATGGTGATGATTCAAGACAGCAATTCTCCCACAGCTTGTGATAAGCCTCTACGCATTACAGGGGATCCCAACAAGTGTCAG agagCCAAGGAAATGGTTATTGAACTGTTGGCAGAAAAGGACATGGAG ATGGGTGGAGGCGGAGGCGGAGGCAGATTCAATGACTATGGAATGGGTGGCAGAGGAGGTGGAACTGAG ATACCTGTCCCCAGAGCAGCGGTTGGACTTGTTATTGGCAAGGGCGGAGAAATGATCAAAAAGATTCaaacagaaactggtgcaaaagTACAGTTCAAGCCAG atgatggacagACACCAGACAGAATTTGTGCTATTACAGGCCCTCCTGACAAGGTTAACCAAGCTGTAGGAATGATCCATGAACTGTTGGATAATGCAAAT CAGTTTGGTCCTGGCGGTATGGGTCGAGGTGGCGGCGGTGGTGGTTTTGGAATGGGACGAGGAGGTCGTGGTGGGGGACGAGGTGGAGGTGGCGGCAGAGGTGGCTTCCCCCCAGGGGGACCAGGCAGAGGGGGCATGGGCAGAGGATTTGATGGAGGATTTCAAGATGGAACTACATACACAGTACCCTCAGACAAGTGTGGATTAGTTATTGGAAAAG GTGGAGAGACCATCAGAGAAATTAATCGTCAGTCTGGAGCACATGTGGAGTTGGACAGAAACCCACCTCCAAACCCAGGAGAGAAGATCTTTAACATCCGTGGAAATCCTCAGCAAATACAACATGCCATTCAGATGATATGTGAGAAGGCAGGGTTACAGTCTGAT GGTCCAGGACCAGGTGGCCCAGGTGGTCCAATGGGCCCAGGTCCTGGTGGTCCAGGTCCTCAAGGTCCGGGTCCACAAGGCCCTCCCGGCCCAGGGCCTCAGGGACCAGGCTATGACCAGTATGGTCAATACGGACAACCAGG ACAACCACCAGCAAATGCCTATGGTCAAGGATGGAATGCTTATGGACAAACACCCCCTCAGAATGACA ATCAAGGTGACAAGCAGGCACAAGACGCAAATGCTGCTGCGTGGGCTGCTTATTATGCTCAGTATTATGCTCAGTATGGTCAGTATGGGCAATACagtcagcagcagcagcaaggtcagcagccgcaacagcaacagcagcagcctcAAACTCAACAGACACAACCCTCTCAACAGCCCCAGAGTTTCCCACAACCTAGTGAGT CAATCAACCCCCAGACAGGCCAGGCAGACTACAGCACTGCATGGGCTGAGTACTACAGACAGCAGGGTATGCACTACCAGGCCAACCTCATCATGCAGcaggcagcagcagcagcacaaGGAGGCCAGCAGCCTCCCCAACAGTAG
- the LOC137273638 gene encoding far upstream element-binding protein 1-like isoform X1 codes for MDQSGGPGGFDAQSAFADAVARARQIAAKINQPGGGDAGQQGVKRPFEEGSTGLGEPEAKKTPAAIVDPIGAQLRAIADQQRVADQQRASQAAQAAQEAAARINQQLGVASSGPPSSIPKPHLEMVSTEEYAVPDKMVGLIIGKGGEQITRLQAETGCKVQIAPDDVCKHFADSGGLPERMCTLTGPPSAIQACKQAINLIIERGKSSQGPMDPNQLYDGQAVVEMSIPGNKVGLIIGKGGETIRQLQERAGVKMVMIQDSNSPTACDKPLRITGDPNKCQRAKEMVIELLAEKDMEMGGGGGGGRFNDYGMGGRGGGTEIPVPRAAVGLVIGKGGEMIKKIQTETGAKVQFKPDDGQTPDRICAITGPPDKVNQAVGMIHELLDNANQFGPGGMGRGGGGGGFGMGRGGRGGGRGGGGGRGGFPPGGPGRGGMGRGFDGGFQDGTTYTVPSDKCGLVIGKGGETIREINRQSGAHVELDRNPPPNPGEKIFNIRGNPQQIQHAIQMICEKAGLQSDGPGPGGPGGPMGPGPGGPGPQGPGPQGPPGPGPQGPGYDQYGQYGQPGQPPANAYGQGWNAYGQTPPQNDNQGDKQAQDANAAAWAAYYAQYYAQYGQYGQYSQQQQQGQQPQQQQQQPQTQQTQPSQQPQSFPQPSESINPQTGQADYSTAWAEYYRQQGMHYQANLIMQQAAAAAQGGQQPPQQ; via the exons ATGGATCAATCTGGTGGTCCAGGTGGATTTGATGCACAATCGGCTTTCGCGGACGCAGTAGCAAGAGCAAGACAG ATAGCAGCTAAAATCAACCAGCCCGGAGGGGGCGATGCAGGACAGCAGGGTGTGAAGAGGCCATTTGAAGAGGGATCAACTGGGCTTG GTGAACCAGAAGCAAAGAAAACCCCAGCTGCAATTGTAGATC CTATAGGAGCACAGCTGAGAGCGATAGCAGATCAACAAAGAGTAGCTGATCAGCAAAG AGCCAGTCAGGCTGCACAGGCTGCACAAGAAGCAGCAGCAAGAATCAATCAGCAGCTAGGAGTAGCATCATCTGGTCCTCCATCAAGCATCCCCAAACCACACCTCGAGATGGTCAGCACAGAAGAATACGCAGTTCCTGACAAGATGGTCGGATTAA TTATTGGTAAAGGTGGTGAACAAATTACACGGTTGCAAGCAGAGACAGGCTGCAAAGTACAGATTGCCCCAG ATGATGTATGTAAACATTTTGCAGATAGTGGAGGTCTGCCTGAAAGAATGTGCACCCTCACAGGCCCCCCAAGTGCTATACA AGCTTGTAAGCAGGCAATCAATCTTATCATTGAAAGAGGAAAAAGCTCACAGGGTCCAATGGATCCTAATCAATTGTATGATGGGCAAGCTGTGGTAGAGATGAGTATACCAGGCAACAAGGTTGGCCTCATCATTGGCAAGGGTGGGGAAACCATCAGGCAACTACAG GAGCGTGCTGGTGTTAAGATGGTGATGATTCAAGACAGCAATTCTCCCACAGCTTGTGATAAGCCTCTACGCATTACAGGGGATCCCAACAAGTGTCAG agagCCAAGGAAATGGTTATTGAACTGTTGGCAGAAAAGGACATGGAG ATGGGTGGAGGCGGAGGCGGAGGCAGATTCAATGACTATGGAATGGGTGGCAGAGGAGGTGGAACTGAG ATACCTGTCCCCAGAGCAGCGGTTGGACTTGTTATTGGCAAGGGCGGAGAAATGATCAAAAAGATTCaaacagaaactggtgcaaaagTACAGTTCAAGCCAG atgatggacagACACCAGACAGAATTTGTGCTATTACAGGCCCTCCTGACAAGGTTAACCAAGCTGTAGGAATGATCCATGAACTGTTGGATAATGCAAAT CAGTTTGGTCCTGGCGGTATGGGTCGAGGTGGCGGCGGTGGTGGTTTTGGAATGGGACGAGGAGGTCGTGGTGGGGGACGAGGTGGAGGTGGCGGCAGAGGTGGCTTCCCCCCAGGGGGACCAGGCAGAGGGGGCATGGGCAGAGGATTTGATGGAGGATTTCAAGATGGAACTACATACACAGTACCCTCAGACAAGTGTGGATTAGTTATTGGAAAAG GTGGAGAGACCATCAGAGAAATTAATCGTCAGTCTGGAGCACATGTGGAGTTGGACAGAAACCCACCTCCAAACCCAGGAGAGAAGATCTTTAACATCCGTGGAAATCCTCAGCAAATACAACATGCCATTCAGATGATATGTGAGAAGGCAGGGTTACAGTCTGAT GGTCCAGGACCAGGTGGCCCAGGTGGTCCAATGGGCCCAGGTCCTGGTGGTCCAGGTCCTCAAGGTCCGGGTCCACAAGGCCCTCCCGGCCCAGGGCCTCAGGGACCAGGCTATGACCAGTATGGTCAATACGGACAACCAGG ACAACCACCAGCAAATGCCTATGGTCAAGGATGGAATGCTTATGGACAAACACCCCCTCAGAATGACA ATCAAGGTGACAAGCAGGCACAAGACGCAAATGCTGCTGCGTGGGCTGCTTATTATGCTCAGTATTATGCTCAGTATGGTCAGTATGGGCAATACagtcagcagcagcagcaaggtcagcagccgcaacagcaacagcagcagcctcAAACTCAACAGACACAACCCTCTCAACAGCCCCAGAGTTTCCCACAACCTAGTGAGT CAATCAACCCCCAGACAGGCCAGGCAGACTACAGCACTGCATGGGCTGAGTACTACAGACAGCAGGGTATGCACTACCAGGCCAACCTCATCATGCAGcaggcagcagcagcagcacaaGGAGGCCAGCAGCCTCCCCAACAGTAG
- the LOC137273638 gene encoding far upstream element-binding protein 1-like isoform X2 encodes MDQSGGPGGFDAQSAFADAVARARQIAAKINQPGGGDAGQQGVKRPFEEGSTGLGEPEAKKTPAAIVDPIGAQLRAIADQQRVADQQRASQAAQAAQEAAARINQQLGVASSGPPSSIPKPHLEMVSTEEYAVPDKMVGLIIGKGGEQITRLQAETGCKVQIAPDDVCKHFADSGGLPERMCTLTGPPSAIQACKQAINLIIERGKSSQGPMDPNQLYDGQAVVEMSIPGNKVGLIIGKGGETIRQLQERAGVKMVMIQDSNSPTACDKPLRITGDPNKCQRAKEMVIELLAEKDMEMGGGGGGGRFNDYGMGGRGGGTEIPVPRAAVGLVIGKGGEMIKKIQTETGAKVQFKPDDGQTPDRICAITGPPDKVNQAVGMIHELLDNANQFGPGGMGRGGGGGGFGMGRGGRGGGRGGGGGRGGFPPGGPGRGGMGRGFDGGFQDGTTYTVPSDKCGLVIGKGGETIREINRQSGAHVELDRNPPPNPGEKIFNIRGNPQQIQHAIQMICEKAGLQSDGPGPGGPGGPMGPGPGGPGPQGPGPQGPPGPGPQGPGYDQYGQYGQPGQPPANAYGQGWNAYGQTPPQNDSDKQAQDANAAAWAAYYAQYYAQYGQYGQYSQQQQQGQQPQQQQQQPQTQQTQPSQQPQSFPQPSESINPQTGQADYSTAWAEYYRQQGMHYQANLIMQQAAAAAQGGQQPPQQ; translated from the exons ATGGATCAATCTGGTGGTCCAGGTGGATTTGATGCACAATCGGCTTTCGCGGACGCAGTAGCAAGAGCAAGACAG ATAGCAGCTAAAATCAACCAGCCCGGAGGGGGCGATGCAGGACAGCAGGGTGTGAAGAGGCCATTTGAAGAGGGATCAACTGGGCTTG GTGAACCAGAAGCAAAGAAAACCCCAGCTGCAATTGTAGATC CTATAGGAGCACAGCTGAGAGCGATAGCAGATCAACAAAGAGTAGCTGATCAGCAAAG AGCCAGTCAGGCTGCACAGGCTGCACAAGAAGCAGCAGCAAGAATCAATCAGCAGCTAGGAGTAGCATCATCTGGTCCTCCATCAAGCATCCCCAAACCACACCTCGAGATGGTCAGCACAGAAGAATACGCAGTTCCTGACAAGATGGTCGGATTAA TTATTGGTAAAGGTGGTGAACAAATTACACGGTTGCAAGCAGAGACAGGCTGCAAAGTACAGATTGCCCCAG ATGATGTATGTAAACATTTTGCAGATAGTGGAGGTCTGCCTGAAAGAATGTGCACCCTCACAGGCCCCCCAAGTGCTATACA AGCTTGTAAGCAGGCAATCAATCTTATCATTGAAAGAGGAAAAAGCTCACAGGGTCCAATGGATCCTAATCAATTGTATGATGGGCAAGCTGTGGTAGAGATGAGTATACCAGGCAACAAGGTTGGCCTCATCATTGGCAAGGGTGGGGAAACCATCAGGCAACTACAG GAGCGTGCTGGTGTTAAGATGGTGATGATTCAAGACAGCAATTCTCCCACAGCTTGTGATAAGCCTCTACGCATTACAGGGGATCCCAACAAGTGTCAG agagCCAAGGAAATGGTTATTGAACTGTTGGCAGAAAAGGACATGGAG ATGGGTGGAGGCGGAGGCGGAGGCAGATTCAATGACTATGGAATGGGTGGCAGAGGAGGTGGAACTGAG ATACCTGTCCCCAGAGCAGCGGTTGGACTTGTTATTGGCAAGGGCGGAGAAATGATCAAAAAGATTCaaacagaaactggtgcaaaagTACAGTTCAAGCCAG atgatggacagACACCAGACAGAATTTGTGCTATTACAGGCCCTCCTGACAAGGTTAACCAAGCTGTAGGAATGATCCATGAACTGTTGGATAATGCAAAT CAGTTTGGTCCTGGCGGTATGGGTCGAGGTGGCGGCGGTGGTGGTTTTGGAATGGGACGAGGAGGTCGTGGTGGGGGACGAGGTGGAGGTGGCGGCAGAGGTGGCTTCCCCCCAGGGGGACCAGGCAGAGGGGGCATGGGCAGAGGATTTGATGGAGGATTTCAAGATGGAACTACATACACAGTACCCTCAGACAAGTGTGGATTAGTTATTGGAAAAG GTGGAGAGACCATCAGAGAAATTAATCGTCAGTCTGGAGCACATGTGGAGTTGGACAGAAACCCACCTCCAAACCCAGGAGAGAAGATCTTTAACATCCGTGGAAATCCTCAGCAAATACAACATGCCATTCAGATGATATGTGAGAAGGCAGGGTTACAGTCTGAT GGTCCAGGACCAGGTGGCCCAGGTGGTCCAATGGGCCCAGGTCCTGGTGGTCCAGGTCCTCAAGGTCCGGGTCCACAAGGCCCTCCCGGCCCAGGGCCTCAGGGACCAGGCTATGACCAGTATGGTCAATACGGACAACCAGG ACAACCACCAGCAAATGCCTATGGTCAAGGATGGAATGCTTATGGACAAACACCCCCTCAGAATGACA GTGACAAGCAGGCACAAGACGCAAATGCTGCTGCGTGGGCTGCTTATTATGCTCAGTATTATGCTCAGTATGGTCAGTATGGGCAATACagtcagcagcagcagcaaggtcagcagccgcaacagcaacagcagcagcctcAAACTCAACAGACACAACCCTCTCAACAGCCCCAGAGTTTCCCACAACCTAGTGAGT CAATCAACCCCCAGACAGGCCAGGCAGACTACAGCACTGCATGGGCTGAGTACTACAGACAGCAGGGTATGCACTACCAGGCCAACCTCATCATGCAGcaggcagcagcagcagcacaaGGAGGCCAGCAGCCTCCCCAACAGTAG
- the LOC137273638 gene encoding far upstream element-binding protein 1-like isoform X6, translated as MDQSGGPGGFDAQSAFADAVARARQIAAKINQPGGGDAGQQGVKRPFEEGSTGLGEPEAKKTPAAIVDPIGAQLRAIADQQRVADQQRASQAAQAAQEAAARINQQLGVASSGPPSSIPKPHLEMVSTEEYAVPDKMVGLIIGKGGEQITRLQAETGCKVQIAPDSGGLPERMCTLTGPPSAIQACKQAINLIIERGKSSQGPMDPNQLYDGQAVVEMSIPGNKVGLIIGKGGETIRQLQERAGVKMVMIQDSNSPTACDKPLRITGDPNKCQRAKEMVIELLAEKDMEMGGGGGGGRFNDYGMGGRGGGTEIPVPRAAVGLVIGKGGEMIKKIQTETGAKVQFKPDDGQTPDRICAITGPPDKVNQAVGMIHELLDNANQFGPGGMGRGGGGGGFGMGRGGRGGGRGGGGGRGGFPPGGPGRGGMGRGFDGGFQDGTTYTVPSDKCGLVIGKGGETIREINRQSGAHVELDRNPPPNPGEKIFNIRGNPQQIQHAIQMICEKAGLQSDGPGPGGPGGPMGPGPGGPGPQGPGPQGPPGPGPQGPGYDQYGQYGQPGQPPANAYGQGWNAYGQTPPQNDSDKQAQDANAAAWAAYYAQYYAQYGQYGQYSQQQQQGQQPQQQQQQPQTQQTQPSQQPQSFPQPSESINPQTGQADYSTAWAEYYRQQGMHYQANLIMQQAAAAAQGGQQPPQQ; from the exons ATGGATCAATCTGGTGGTCCAGGTGGATTTGATGCACAATCGGCTTTCGCGGACGCAGTAGCAAGAGCAAGACAG ATAGCAGCTAAAATCAACCAGCCCGGAGGGGGCGATGCAGGACAGCAGGGTGTGAAGAGGCCATTTGAAGAGGGATCAACTGGGCTTG GTGAACCAGAAGCAAAGAAAACCCCAGCTGCAATTGTAGATC CTATAGGAGCACAGCTGAGAGCGATAGCAGATCAACAAAGAGTAGCTGATCAGCAAAG AGCCAGTCAGGCTGCACAGGCTGCACAAGAAGCAGCAGCAAGAATCAATCAGCAGCTAGGAGTAGCATCATCTGGTCCTCCATCAAGCATCCCCAAACCACACCTCGAGATGGTCAGCACAGAAGAATACGCAGTTCCTGACAAGATGGTCGGATTAA TTATTGGTAAAGGTGGTGAACAAATTACACGGTTGCAAGCAGAGACAGGCTGCAAAGTACAGATTGCCCCAG ATAGTGGAGGTCTGCCTGAAAGAATGTGCACCCTCACAGGCCCCCCAAGTGCTATACA AGCTTGTAAGCAGGCAATCAATCTTATCATTGAAAGAGGAAAAAGCTCACAGGGTCCAATGGATCCTAATCAATTGTATGATGGGCAAGCTGTGGTAGAGATGAGTATACCAGGCAACAAGGTTGGCCTCATCATTGGCAAGGGTGGGGAAACCATCAGGCAACTACAG GAGCGTGCTGGTGTTAAGATGGTGATGATTCAAGACAGCAATTCTCCCACAGCTTGTGATAAGCCTCTACGCATTACAGGGGATCCCAACAAGTGTCAG agagCCAAGGAAATGGTTATTGAACTGTTGGCAGAAAAGGACATGGAG ATGGGTGGAGGCGGAGGCGGAGGCAGATTCAATGACTATGGAATGGGTGGCAGAGGAGGTGGAACTGAG ATACCTGTCCCCAGAGCAGCGGTTGGACTTGTTATTGGCAAGGGCGGAGAAATGATCAAAAAGATTCaaacagaaactggtgcaaaagTACAGTTCAAGCCAG atgatggacagACACCAGACAGAATTTGTGCTATTACAGGCCCTCCTGACAAGGTTAACCAAGCTGTAGGAATGATCCATGAACTGTTGGATAATGCAAAT CAGTTTGGTCCTGGCGGTATGGGTCGAGGTGGCGGCGGTGGTGGTTTTGGAATGGGACGAGGAGGTCGTGGTGGGGGACGAGGTGGAGGTGGCGGCAGAGGTGGCTTCCCCCCAGGGGGACCAGGCAGAGGGGGCATGGGCAGAGGATTTGATGGAGGATTTCAAGATGGAACTACATACACAGTACCCTCAGACAAGTGTGGATTAGTTATTGGAAAAG GTGGAGAGACCATCAGAGAAATTAATCGTCAGTCTGGAGCACATGTGGAGTTGGACAGAAACCCACCTCCAAACCCAGGAGAGAAGATCTTTAACATCCGTGGAAATCCTCAGCAAATACAACATGCCATTCAGATGATATGTGAGAAGGCAGGGTTACAGTCTGAT GGTCCAGGACCAGGTGGCCCAGGTGGTCCAATGGGCCCAGGTCCTGGTGGTCCAGGTCCTCAAGGTCCGGGTCCACAAGGCCCTCCCGGCCCAGGGCCTCAGGGACCAGGCTATGACCAGTATGGTCAATACGGACAACCAGG ACAACCACCAGCAAATGCCTATGGTCAAGGATGGAATGCTTATGGACAAACACCCCCTCAGAATGACA GTGACAAGCAGGCACAAGACGCAAATGCTGCTGCGTGGGCTGCTTATTATGCTCAGTATTATGCTCAGTATGGTCAGTATGGGCAATACagtcagcagcagcagcaaggtcagcagccgcaacagcaacagcagcagcctcAAACTCAACAGACACAACCCTCTCAACAGCCCCAGAGTTTCCCACAACCTAGTGAGT CAATCAACCCCCAGACAGGCCAGGCAGACTACAGCACTGCATGGGCTGAGTACTACAGACAGCAGGGTATGCACTACCAGGCCAACCTCATCATGCAGcaggcagcagcagcagcacaaGGAGGCCAGCAGCCTCCCCAACAGTAG
- the LOC137273638 gene encoding far upstream element-binding protein 1-like isoform X3 yields MDQSGGPGGFDAQSAFADAVARARQIAAKINQPGGGDAGQQGVKRPFEEGSTGLGEPEAKKTPAAIVDPIGAQLRAIADQQRVADQQRASQAAQAAQEAAARINQQLGVASSGPPSSIPKPHLEMVSTEEYAVPDKMVGLIIGKGGEQITRLQAETGCKVQIAPDDVCKHFADSGGLPERMCTLTGPPSAIQACKQAINLIIERGKSSQGPMDPNQLYDGQAVVEMSIPGNKVGLIIGKGGETIRQLQERAGVKMVMIQDSNSPTACDKPLRITGDPNKCQRAKEMVIELLAEKDMEMGGGGGGGRFNDYGMGGRGGGTEIPVPRAAVGLVIGKGGEMIKKIQTETGAKVQFKPDDGQTPDRICAITGPPDKVNQAVGMIHELLDNANQFGPGGMGRGGGGGGFGMGRGGRGGGRGGGGGRGGFPPGGPGRGGMGRGFDGGFQDGTTYTVPSDKCGLVIGKGGETIREINRQSGAHVELDRNPPPNPGEKIFNIRGNPQQIQHAIQMICEKAGLQSDGPGPGGPGGPMGPGPGGPGPQGPGPQGPPGPGPQGPGYDQYGQYGQPGQPPANAYGQGWNAYGQTPPQNDNQGDKQAQDANAAAWAAYYAQYYAQYGQYGQYSQQQQQGQQPQQQQQQPQTQQTQPSQQPQSFPQPTINPQTGQADYSTAWAEYYRQQGMHYQANLIMQQAAAAAQGGQQPPQQ; encoded by the exons ATGGATCAATCTGGTGGTCCAGGTGGATTTGATGCACAATCGGCTTTCGCGGACGCAGTAGCAAGAGCAAGACAG ATAGCAGCTAAAATCAACCAGCCCGGAGGGGGCGATGCAGGACAGCAGGGTGTGAAGAGGCCATTTGAAGAGGGATCAACTGGGCTTG GTGAACCAGAAGCAAAGAAAACCCCAGCTGCAATTGTAGATC CTATAGGAGCACAGCTGAGAGCGATAGCAGATCAACAAAGAGTAGCTGATCAGCAAAG AGCCAGTCAGGCTGCACAGGCTGCACAAGAAGCAGCAGCAAGAATCAATCAGCAGCTAGGAGTAGCATCATCTGGTCCTCCATCAAGCATCCCCAAACCACACCTCGAGATGGTCAGCACAGAAGAATACGCAGTTCCTGACAAGATGGTCGGATTAA TTATTGGTAAAGGTGGTGAACAAATTACACGGTTGCAAGCAGAGACAGGCTGCAAAGTACAGATTGCCCCAG ATGATGTATGTAAACATTTTGCAGATAGTGGAGGTCTGCCTGAAAGAATGTGCACCCTCACAGGCCCCCCAAGTGCTATACA AGCTTGTAAGCAGGCAATCAATCTTATCATTGAAAGAGGAAAAAGCTCACAGGGTCCAATGGATCCTAATCAATTGTATGATGGGCAAGCTGTGGTAGAGATGAGTATACCAGGCAACAAGGTTGGCCTCATCATTGGCAAGGGTGGGGAAACCATCAGGCAACTACAG GAGCGTGCTGGTGTTAAGATGGTGATGATTCAAGACAGCAATTCTCCCACAGCTTGTGATAAGCCTCTACGCATTACAGGGGATCCCAACAAGTGTCAG agagCCAAGGAAATGGTTATTGAACTGTTGGCAGAAAAGGACATGGAG ATGGGTGGAGGCGGAGGCGGAGGCAGATTCAATGACTATGGAATGGGTGGCAGAGGAGGTGGAACTGAG ATACCTGTCCCCAGAGCAGCGGTTGGACTTGTTATTGGCAAGGGCGGAGAAATGATCAAAAAGATTCaaacagaaactggtgcaaaagTACAGTTCAAGCCAG atgatggacagACACCAGACAGAATTTGTGCTATTACAGGCCCTCCTGACAAGGTTAACCAAGCTGTAGGAATGATCCATGAACTGTTGGATAATGCAAAT CAGTTTGGTCCTGGCGGTATGGGTCGAGGTGGCGGCGGTGGTGGTTTTGGAATGGGACGAGGAGGTCGTGGTGGGGGACGAGGTGGAGGTGGCGGCAGAGGTGGCTTCCCCCCAGGGGGACCAGGCAGAGGGGGCATGGGCAGAGGATTTGATGGAGGATTTCAAGATGGAACTACATACACAGTACCCTCAGACAAGTGTGGATTAGTTATTGGAAAAG GTGGAGAGACCATCAGAGAAATTAATCGTCAGTCTGGAGCACATGTGGAGTTGGACAGAAACCCACCTCCAAACCCAGGAGAGAAGATCTTTAACATCCGTGGAAATCCTCAGCAAATACAACATGCCATTCAGATGATATGTGAGAAGGCAGGGTTACAGTCTGAT GGTCCAGGACCAGGTGGCCCAGGTGGTCCAATGGGCCCAGGTCCTGGTGGTCCAGGTCCTCAAGGTCCGGGTCCACAAGGCCCTCCCGGCCCAGGGCCTCAGGGACCAGGCTATGACCAGTATGGTCAATACGGACAACCAGG ACAACCACCAGCAAATGCCTATGGTCAAGGATGGAATGCTTATGGACAAACACCCCCTCAGAATGACA ATCAAGGTGACAAGCAGGCACAAGACGCAAATGCTGCTGCGTGGGCTGCTTATTATGCTCAGTATTATGCTCAGTATGGTCAGTATGGGCAATACagtcagcagcagcagcaaggtcagcagccgcaacagcaacagcagcagcctcAAACTCAACAGACACAACCCTCTCAACAGCCCCAGAGTTTCCCACAACCTA CAATCAACCCCCAGACAGGCCAGGCAGACTACAGCACTGCATGGGCTGAGTACTACAGACAGCAGGGTATGCACTACCAGGCCAACCTCATCATGCAGcaggcagcagcagcagcacaaGGAGGCCAGCAGCCTCCCCAACAGTAG